A region of Chloracidobacterium sp. DNA encodes the following proteins:
- a CDS encoding chitosanase, producing the protein MTFSENDKLKALGIVNVFETSRPFGEYAACVVLDDGAGVSYGVNQFTHRSGSLAAVVEAYLSSGGQLGREILAAALSTLNRTSTAAINKLSRDTRFKQALRAAAVTSEMKAAQQTVAFEKYLLPAIQICEAKGFVLPLSLAVVYDSLNHGSFEYISARVTPIGAVRTAMKDAVAAEKKWITEYVRERDRWLSAIKRLRVTRYRTKFFLDQIAIGNWDLKLPMTVHGFRLTKEVLASADVKKEDAVTVERSDAVSEPGALATGSILNKAGKAISSAADKFDRVSNAVTTITTRTDAAKSLWTTVIGTIWQAMWAIFSFLAGLPQEVWIVVAVIAAVLMVLYLYRQIELGRIRERSELRL; encoded by the coding sequence ATGACATTCTCTGAAAACGATAAATTAAAGGCTTTGGGCATAGTAAACGTCTTTGAGACCTCGCGGCCGTTTGGCGAGTACGCGGCTTGCGTCGTGCTGGATGACGGAGCGGGCGTTTCATATGGCGTCAATCAATTCACGCATCGCTCGGGCTCGCTGGCGGCGGTTGTCGAGGCTTATTTGAGCAGCGGCGGACAGCTTGGAAGAGAGATCCTTGCCGCTGCTCTGTCGACACTAAATAGAACTTCGACCGCCGCGATCAATAAGCTGAGCCGGGACACGCGATTTAAACAGGCATTGCGAGCCGCTGCCGTCACGAGCGAGATGAAAGCGGCGCAGCAGACGGTCGCGTTTGAAAAATATCTCTTGCCCGCTATACAGATATGCGAGGCAAAAGGATTCGTTTTGCCGCTGTCGCTGGCGGTCGTTTACGACTCGCTCAATCACGGTTCGTTCGAATACATCTCGGCGAGAGTGACGCCTATCGGAGCTGTAAGGACCGCGATGAAAGATGCGGTTGCCGCCGAGAAAAAATGGATCACCGAATACGTTCGCGAACGTGACCGATGGCTTTCTGCGATCAAGCGGCTCCGGGTGACACGTTACCGAACGAAATTCTTTCTCGATCAGATCGCGATCGGCAATTGGGATCTAAAACTGCCGATGACGGTGCATGGTTTTCGGTTGACGAAAGAAGTTTTGGCGTCGGCTGACGTCAAAAAAGAGGACGCTGTGACGGTGGAACGCAGTGACGCAGTGTCAGAACCGGGAGCGCTAGCGACTGGGTCGATCCTAAACAAGGCCGGCAAAGCAATTTCTTCTGCAGCCGACAAATTTGACCGCGTTTCGAACGCCGTAACAACCATCACGACTCGCACCGATGCCGCAAAGTCTCTGTGGACGACCGTTATCGGCACGATCTGGCAGGCGATGTGGGCAATATTTAGCTTTCTCGCCGGCTTGCCGCAAGAAGTGTGGATCGTCGTCGCCGTAATCGCGGCGGTCCTAATGGTGCTTTATCTATACAGACAGATCGAGCTTGGACGAATAAGGGAGCGTTCAGAGTTGCGGCTTTAG